A genomic region of Exiguobacterium oxidotolerans JCM 12280 contains the following coding sequences:
- a CDS encoding Leu/Phe/Val dehydrogenase yields MNMINPSTNASLSIMEKIAGHEQVVFCNDPISGLQAIIAIHDTTLGPALGGCRMAPYASVDEALDDVLRLSRGMTYKCAAADVDFGGGKAVIIGNPATDKTPEMFRAFGRFVDSLGGRFYTGTDMGTTMDDFVHASRETSRIVGIPEAFGGSGDSSIPTAEGVINGLRATIESLFGSDDLSRASYAVQGLGKVGYKVAEQLLHAGANLYVSDINEVALASIVKEAEMTPGTVHVVAPHEIHLTDADVFVPCAYGGVIRADNIASLPCKAICGSANNQLADDSLAEALMQRGILYAPDYIVNGGGLIQVADELYGANHERVLLKTRHIYDAVLEVFGQSHAESITTLEAANRMCDKRIHVRARHNNIFTNTTKPKWNIRNQS; encoded by the coding sequence ATGAATATGATCAATCCATCTACAAACGCATCATTATCAATCATGGAAAAAATCGCAGGACACGAGCAGGTCGTCTTTTGTAACGATCCGATTTCGGGACTTCAAGCCATCATCGCGATTCACGATACGACACTTGGTCCGGCACTTGGCGGTTGTCGTATGGCGCCATACGCAAGCGTCGATGAAGCGCTCGACGATGTCCTGCGTCTGTCACGTGGCATGACCTATAAATGTGCCGCTGCCGACGTCGACTTCGGCGGAGGAAAAGCCGTCATCATCGGCAATCCGGCAACGGACAAAACACCGGAAATGTTTCGTGCGTTCGGTCGATTCGTCGATTCGTTAGGCGGACGTTTTTATACAGGGACAGACATGGGGACGACGATGGACGACTTCGTCCATGCGAGTCGCGAAACCTCACGGATCGTCGGTATCCCGGAAGCCTTTGGCGGGAGTGGTGATTCGTCGATTCCGACTGCTGAAGGGGTCATCAACGGATTACGTGCAACGATTGAAAGTTTGTTCGGATCTGACGACTTGAGTCGTGCCTCTTATGCCGTCCAAGGACTTGGAAAAGTCGGTTATAAGGTCGCAGAGCAACTTTTACATGCAGGTGCCAATTTGTACGTCTCAGACATTAACGAAGTAGCACTCGCCTCGATCGTTAAAGAAGCCGAGATGACACCGGGAACGGTTCATGTCGTTGCCCCACACGAGATTCACCTGACGGATGCCGATGTCTTCGTCCCTTGTGCCTACGGTGGTGTCATCCGTGCCGATAACATCGCAAGTCTTCCATGTAAGGCAATCTGCGGTTCAGCCAACAATCAGCTTGCAGACGATTCGCTCGCTGAAGCATTGATGCAACGTGGCATCCTTTATGCTCCTGATTACATCGTCAATGGCGGTGGTCTGATTCAAGTCGCAGATGAACTGTACGGAGCCAATCATGAACGGGTCCTCCTGAAAACGCGCCACATTTACGATGCCGTCCTCGAAGTATTCGGACAATCCCATGCCGAGTCGATCACGACACTCGAAGCCGCAAACCGGATGTGTGACAAACGGATTCACGTCCGCGCCCGTCACAATAACATCTTCACGAATACAACAAAACCGAAGTGGAACATTCGCAATCAATCTTGA
- a CDS encoding thioesterase family protein — protein sequence MKPGLALGQTARVETTVTEEMFAQFDGTVVHPAYSTVSMVYHMEWAARKIILPYLESFEEGVGGAVNVKHLNMAPLGSNVTIIATVTELRDNRVRTKIDVTNEHGLIGVGEVTQIILDKRLIEKKLTTHVF from the coding sequence ATGAAACCTGGTTTAGCCCTTGGTCAGACGGCACGTGTCGAAACGACCGTCACGGAAGAGATGTTCGCACAGTTTGACGGAACCGTCGTCCATCCCGCCTACTCCACCGTGTCGATGGTCTATCATATGGAGTGGGCCGCCCGCAAAATCATCCTCCCTTATCTGGAATCGTTCGAAGAAGGCGTCGGGGGAGCAGTCAACGTAAAACATTTGAATATGGCACCACTCGGGTCGAACGTCACTATCATAGCGACGGTGACGGAACTGCGGGACAACCGCGTCCGGACAAAAATCGACGTCACGAACGAACATGGGTTGATCGGCGTCGGCGAAGTCACACAAATCATTTTGGATAAACGATTGATTGAAAAAAAGTTGACGACACACGTTTTTTAA
- a CDS encoding phenylacetate--CoA ligase family protein — MFYDEALETMTHETRQQLQLNRLRETVRYAMERVPFYRKRFEEAGLDAVAFDQLEDIQKLPFTRKSDLRENYPFGLFAVKQEEVARIHASSGTSGKATVVGYTQEDLDDWAGAVARGLVMAGAKRTDLLHNAYGYGLFTGGLGLHAGAEKLGMTVVPVSGGNTDRQITLIEDFKPAGICGTPSYVLRLAERMEERGINPRTTGLRYGIFGAEPWSEEMRRTLEKKLNITALDIYGLSEIMGPGVAIECPAQQGLHIMDDLFITEVIDPSTGEPLPEGMVGELVFTSLKKKALPIIRYRTGDLASITRETCACGRTTTRMSRITGRTDDMMIIRGVNVFPSEIERVLLKQDGVTPHYQIHLVKRHGLDAIELHVELEEQTQQEAVMRTVCEAIKSECLISIEMICHPRYGVTRSEGKAERIVDRRTETSDKEPV; from the coding sequence ATGTTCTATGATGAGGCACTTGAGACGATGACGCATGAAACACGACAACAACTGCAACTCAATCGTTTACGTGAAACGGTCCGGTATGCGATGGAACGTGTTCCATTTTATCGGAAACGTTTTGAGGAAGCCGGGCTTGATGCTGTTGCCTTTGATCAGCTAGAAGATATTCAAAAACTTCCGTTCACCCGAAAAAGTGATTTACGTGAGAACTATCCATTCGGACTGTTTGCCGTCAAACAAGAAGAGGTGGCGCGAATTCACGCCTCATCCGGAACGAGCGGCAAGGCGACGGTCGTCGGGTACACGCAGGAAGATTTGGACGACTGGGCAGGTGCCGTCGCACGTGGTCTCGTCATGGCAGGTGCAAAACGGACGGATTTGTTGCATAACGCGTATGGGTATGGACTGTTCACGGGTGGTCTCGGTTTACATGCCGGAGCAGAAAAACTCGGAATGACGGTCGTTCCTGTATCCGGCGGGAATACGGATCGGCAAATCACATTGATCGAAGACTTCAAACCGGCAGGGATTTGCGGGACACCTTCTTATGTGCTGCGCCTCGCAGAACGGATGGAAGAGCGGGGAATCAATCCTCGGACAACGGGCTTACGTTATGGAATTTTCGGAGCTGAACCGTGGTCGGAAGAAATGCGTCGGACGCTCGAGAAAAAATTGAATATTACTGCACTTGATATTTACGGACTGAGCGAAATCATGGGTCCGGGCGTCGCAATCGAATGTCCAGCGCAACAGGGATTACACATCATGGATGACTTGTTCATCACGGAAGTCATTGATCCGAGCACGGGGGAACCGTTACCAGAAGGGATGGTCGGGGAACTCGTTTTTACAAGTTTAAAAAAGAAAGCGCTTCCAATCATTCGCTACCGGACGGGGGACCTCGCTTCGATTACACGTGAAACATGCGCTTGCGGTCGAACGACGACCCGGATGTCCCGGATTACGGGACGGACGGACGACATGATGATCATCCGCGGTGTCAACGTCTTCCCGTCGGAGATTGAACGTGTCCTATTGAAACAAGATGGTGTCACACCACATTATCAAATTCATCTCGTCAAACGACATGGACTTGATGCGATCGAGTTACACGTCGAGCTCGAAGAACAGACGCAGCAAGAAGCGGTCATGCGAACCGTCTGTGAAGCCATCAAATCAGAATGCCTGATTTCGATTGAGATGATCTGTCACCCGCGGTATGGCGTCACCCGTTCAGAAGGAAAAGCAGAGCGGATTGTCGATCGTCGGACCGAAACGTCGGATAAAGAACCTGTTTAA
- the paaA gene encoding 1,2-phenylacetyl-CoA epoxidase subunit PaaA, whose translation MYDATHLFEPEVMTEEEKLARFTERIENGEKIEADDWMPAFYRDTLIKLISMHGISEIMGALPEKEWVPKAPSLRRKLGIMAKVQDEMGHGQLLLRVVEDLMKPYGKTRGDLMDDLFTGRLKFHNVFHMPTRTWADAGTIGWLVDGAAIITQTNMLGASYGPYARALQRICAEEVFHAQHGESIIMALAEGTPEQKAMIQESLDEWWESLLMFFGPATKETTGTSKQDITIAYKIRTKTNEELRQNFFTKYVPRIQSLGLVIPDPTLRFDEESGQWIYAQPDWSEFKKIIQGGGPRSKERLALRRTSYQNNAWVREALAETMA comes from the coding sequence ATGTACGATGCAACACACTTGTTCGAACCGGAAGTCATGACGGAAGAGGAAAAGCTCGCCCGGTTCACGGAACGAATCGAGAACGGTGAAAAGATTGAAGCGGATGACTGGATGCCTGCGTTTTACCGCGATACGTTAATCAAATTGATTTCGATGCACGGAATCAGCGAAATCATGGGCGCCTTACCAGAGAAGGAATGGGTCCCGAAAGCCCCGTCCCTCCGGCGAAAACTTGGGATCATGGCGAAAGTCCAGGATGAAATGGGGCACGGACAACTGTTGCTCCGCGTCGTCGAGGATTTGATGAAACCGTACGGGAAAACGCGCGGTGATTTGATGGATGACCTGTTTACGGGACGTCTGAAGTTTCACAACGTCTTCCACATGCCGACCCGTACGTGGGCAGATGCCGGAACGATCGGTTGGCTCGTTGATGGGGCGGCAATCATCACCCAGACGAACATGTTAGGGGCGTCATACGGTCCGTATGCCCGTGCCTTACAACGAATTTGTGCGGAAGAAGTGTTCCATGCCCAGCATGGTGAATCGATCATCATGGCACTTGCTGAAGGAACACCCGAACAAAAAGCAATGATTCAGGAATCGCTGGATGAATGGTGGGAGTCGCTCTTGATGTTCTTCGGACCCGCGACAAAAGAAACGACCGGGACATCAAAACAAGACATCACGATTGCCTATAAGATTCGGACGAAGACAAACGAAGAACTCCGCCAAAATTTCTTTACGAAGTATGTCCCGCGGATTCAATCGCTTGGACTGGTCATTCCGGATCCGACCCTCCGTTTTGACGAAGAGTCGGGGCAATGGATTTATGCCCAGCCCGATTGGTCGGAGTTCAAGAAAATCATTCAAGGCGGGGGACCGCGTTCGAAGGAGCGTCTCGCCTTACGCCGGACGTCTTATCAAAATAACGCGTGGGTCCGTGAAGCGTTGGCCGAGACGATGGCATGA
- the paaB gene encoding 1,2-phenylacetyl-CoA epoxidase subunit PaaB, with translation MTETFYQEFEVFSKRTPNAAFTHQFSLLAPNKEMALLMAQENFMRREPVVDIWVVKRTDVRGLTPDEKQMLTRLDNKDYRTTKGYGYLKKKWRHYEQQMLDEKEIMSWQGGDSK, from the coding sequence ATGACGGAAACATTTTATCAGGAGTTCGAAGTGTTTAGTAAACGGACGCCGAACGCCGCGTTCACGCATCAATTCAGCTTGCTTGCACCAAACAAAGAGATGGCCTTACTGATGGCGCAAGAAAACTTCATGCGTCGTGAACCGGTCGTCGACATTTGGGTCGTCAAACGGACGGACGTCCGCGGCTTGACTCCGGACGAAAAGCAGATGTTGACGCGACTCGATAACAAGGATTACCGGACGACGAAAGGGTACGGCTACTTGAAGAAGAAGTGGCGCCATTATGAACAGCAGATGCTCGACGAAAAAGAAATCATGTCTTGGCAAGGAGGCGACTCGAAATGA
- the paaC gene encoding 1,2-phenylacetyl-CoA epoxidase subunit PaaC — MTEQERTALAALLYQLADDDFLYAFRGSEWLGLAPHIEEDVASSSIAQDSMGHAAMYYQLLEELGEGKADALAHVRLAHERKNSVLVERVNGPGYYMETPEYDWAYAVVRNYCYTLAKKIRIDALKNSSYAPLAAAAVKINMELYYHLLHWQTWFTQLYQATPTARQKMDAALEQVLADFGDMFDYGEHGDVIEEMRLIEGQGILLDRWYQTLTPTLVELDVTLPEMRMSANGRNGEHSADLNDALSTLGEVYLIDQSAVW; from the coding sequence ATGACGGAGCAAGAACGGACGGCGCTCGCAGCGTTACTGTATCAGTTAGCGGATGACGATTTTCTTTATGCGTTCCGCGGCTCGGAATGGCTTGGTCTGGCACCGCATATCGAAGAAGATGTCGCGTCCTCATCCATTGCCCAGGATTCGATGGGACACGCGGCGATGTATTATCAGTTGCTCGAAGAGTTAGGGGAAGGGAAGGCGGATGCCTTAGCACACGTCCGGCTGGCGCATGAACGGAAAAATTCGGTTCTCGTCGAACGGGTCAACGGTCCCGGATACTACATGGAGACACCGGAGTATGACTGGGCGTATGCCGTCGTCCGGAACTACTGTTACACGCTGGCGAAAAAAATCCGCATTGATGCCTTAAAAAACAGCAGCTATGCCCCACTCGCGGCAGCCGCCGTCAAAATCAATATGGAGTTGTACTATCACCTGCTCCACTGGCAAACGTGGTTCACGCAACTGTATCAAGCGACTCCGACGGCACGCCAAAAGATGGATGCGGCACTTGAACAAGTGTTGGCGGACTTCGGTGACATGTTTGATTACGGGGAGCACGGTGACGTGATCGAAGAGATGCGCTTGATTGAAGGACAAGGGATCTTGCTCGACCGCTGGTATCAGACATTGACGCCGACACTTGTCGAGTTGGATGTCACGTTACCCGAGATGCGGATGTCAGCCAATGGCCGCAATGGTGAGCATTCGGCTGACTTAAACGATGCCTTGTCGACGCTTGGAGAAGTTTATTTGATTGACCAGTCCGCCGTATGGTGA
- the paaD gene encoding 1,2-phenylacetyl-CoA epoxidase subunit PaaD → MTTLALQQEIQAALDTVKDPEIDAVSILDLGMFDKMELTESAGGYAIRVTLLPTFLGCPALDIIKKNTIAALEQITALQTIDVVFIFDPPWTSDRITERGIEGLKSFGIAPPRVVDGSWEIDCPYCGSTFVSIENLFGPTACRSILYCKTCKNPFEAMKPVSTLM, encoded by the coding sequence ATGACGACGCTTGCGTTACAACAAGAAATTCAGGCCGCGCTCGATACCGTCAAAGATCCGGAAATCGATGCCGTCAGCATTCTTGATCTCGGGATGTTCGACAAGATGGAATTGACGGAATCTGCAGGCGGCTACGCGATTCGGGTGACGTTACTTCCGACATTCCTCGGGTGTCCGGCACTCGACATCATCAAAAAAAATACGATTGCGGCACTCGAACAAATTACGGCGTTACAAACAATCGATGTCGTCTTCATCTTTGATCCGCCGTGGACGTCGGACCGGATCACCGAGCGAGGCATCGAAGGACTGAAATCATTCGGGATTGCCCCACCACGTGTCGTCGACGGATCGTGGGAAATTGATTGTCCGTACTGTGGTTCGACGTTCGTATCGATCGAAAACCTCTTTGGTCCGACCGCATGTCGCAGCATTCTGTACTGTAAAACGTGTAAAAATCCATTCGAGGCGATGAAACCCGTCTCTACTCTCATGTGA
- a CDS encoding EthD family reductase gives MVKLIALYKHPENKEQFDEHYFNVHGPITAKIPGLQEMTVTKIVGSPMGGEGKYYLMCEMVYESHETMQAGMRSLEGKASGKDLMSFAGDLVTLMIGEEVHADATVR, from the coding sequence ATGGTAAAACTAATCGCGCTTTATAAACACCCGGAGAACAAGGAACAGTTTGACGAGCACTACTTCAATGTTCATGGTCCGATCACGGCTAAAATTCCCGGGCTACAAGAGATGACCGTGACGAAAATCGTCGGTTCACCGATGGGTGGCGAAGGAAAATATTATTTGATGTGTGAAATGGTCTATGAAAGTCACGAGACGATGCAAGCCGGCATGCGGTCACTTGAAGGGAAAGCATCGGGGAAGGACTTGATGAGCTTCGCAGGGGACCTCGTCACATTGATGATTGGTGAAGAAGTCCATGCCGATGCCACAGTACGTTAA
- a CDS encoding enoyl-CoA hydratase/isomerase family protein, with translation MPMPQYVKTAIDGAVGRIILNRPERYNALNRAMIHEIVEAMEQFDRDEMIGAIMLSGAGKSFSAGADIDEMVEATPITMELLDPFADWDRISRVKKPLLAAVHGYVLGGGFELALACDLIYATDATRFGFPEVNLGVMPGAGGTQRLTKRIGRTRALEWLWTGEQMTADQAERFGLVNRLVEADQLEATVLTVAHRIAAQPKMSVRLIKDAVDKAGDLSIQDGMEHERRNFYLLFATDDQTEGMQAFLEKRQPTFKGN, from the coding sequence ATGCCGATGCCACAGTACGTTAAGACGGCAATTGATGGAGCGGTCGGACGCATCATTCTCAATCGACCGGAGCGTTATAACGCCCTCAACCGGGCGATGATTCATGAAATCGTCGAAGCGATGGAGCAGTTCGACCGCGATGAGATGATTGGTGCCATCATGTTGAGTGGCGCCGGAAAATCCTTTTCTGCCGGGGCAGACATCGACGAGATGGTAGAGGCAACACCGATTACGATGGAACTTCTGGACCCTTTCGCCGATTGGGACCGCATCAGCCGGGTGAAGAAGCCGCTGCTCGCTGCCGTTCACGGCTATGTCCTTGGTGGTGGGTTTGAATTGGCACTTGCCTGCGATTTAATTTATGCAACAGATGCGACACGGTTCGGGTTCCCGGAGGTCAATCTTGGAGTCATGCCGGGAGCAGGCGGAACACAGCGACTGACGAAGCGGATCGGTCGGACACGTGCCCTCGAATGGTTATGGACGGGGGAGCAGATGACAGCCGATCAAGCGGAGCGTTTTGGGCTCGTCAACCGACTCGTCGAAGCCGACCAACTCGAAGCGACGGTCCTGACCGTCGCCCACCGGATTGCGGCGCAACCGAAGATGTCGGTCCGTCTGATTAAGGATGCCGTCGATAAAGCCGGCGATTTGTCGATCCAGGACGGAATGGAACACGAACGGCGAAATTTCTACTTGTTATTTGCGACAGACGATCAGACGGAAGGCATGCAGGCCTTTCTTGAAAAACGTCAACCTACATTCAAAGGAAACTAA
- a CDS encoding aldehyde dehydrogenase family protein, which yields MSTVHEKTIEMKRSVYHLVINGEQVEGETGETFKTYNPATGEVLAEVAKASKEDADRAVKAARDAFDHGKWKMWPVGRRAQILNKIASIMRSRFNEIVELEILDTGKSLAAAQGQVTQAIEDFEFYAGAIVGHRGVVNNVPGQFHNYTEKEAVGVCAQIIPWNYPLMMAAWKVAPAIAVGCSVVVKPATLTPLTAIILGEICLEAGVPAGVVNVIPGSGREIGNHLVEHPHVDKVAFTGSTPVGKDIMGRASETLKRVTLELGGKSPNIVFEDADITAAVDGSLFGIFYNSGQSCEARSRLYVHEDIYDAFMEQFVAKTKQLVLGNPFDKGTHVGAIIDQQQLDVIDGYVQSAKADGATILAGGQIEQVEGFEKGFWYAPTIITDVTHDMKAVQEEIFGPVVVVMPFKDEKEAVRLANDTEFGLGSAVWTKDGARATRVANQIKAGIVMVNCPFSAFPGTPFGGYKQSGFGRELCIETLDLYTETKSILSYYGSRPLNPFGL from the coding sequence ATGTCAACGGTACACGAAAAAACAATCGAAATGAAACGGTCGGTCTATCACCTCGTCATCAATGGGGAGCAAGTCGAAGGCGAGACAGGCGAGACGTTTAAGACCTATAACCCGGCGACAGGGGAAGTCCTGGCAGAAGTGGCGAAAGCGTCAAAAGAAGATGCTGACCGTGCCGTCAAGGCAGCACGTGATGCCTTTGACCATGGCAAGTGGAAGATGTGGCCAGTTGGTCGCCGTGCGCAAATCTTGAACAAAATCGCAAGCATCATGCGGTCGCGCTTCAATGAAATCGTCGAACTCGAGATTCTCGATACCGGAAAATCGTTAGCGGCTGCGCAAGGACAAGTCACGCAAGCAATCGAAGACTTCGAATTTTATGCCGGGGCGATCGTCGGTCACCGCGGTGTCGTCAATAACGTGCCGGGACAATTCCATAACTACACAGAAAAAGAAGCAGTCGGTGTTTGTGCCCAAATCATTCCATGGAACTATCCGTTGATGATGGCGGCCTGGAAAGTCGCACCAGCGATCGCGGTCGGTTGTTCCGTCGTCGTCAAACCGGCAACGCTGACGCCGCTGACTGCCATCATTCTCGGAGAAATTTGTCTGGAAGCCGGTGTTCCGGCCGGCGTCGTCAACGTCATTCCGGGATCAGGACGCGAAATCGGGAACCATCTCGTCGAGCATCCGCACGTCGATAAAGTAGCCTTCACCGGTTCGACGCCGGTCGGAAAAGACATCATGGGTCGGGCATCGGAGACACTGAAACGTGTCACGCTCGAGCTCGGTGGTAAGTCACCGAACATCGTCTTTGAAGATGCGGATATCACAGCTGCTGTCGACGGCTCGTTGTTCGGCATCTTCTATAACAGTGGCCAGTCATGTGAGGCACGGTCACGTCTGTACGTTCACGAGGATATTTACGACGCGTTCATGGAGCAATTCGTCGCAAAAACAAAACAACTCGTTCTCGGCAATCCATTTGATAAAGGGACACATGTAGGAGCAATCATCGATCAACAGCAACTCGATGTCATCGACGGGTACGTCCAGTCGGCAAAAGCAGACGGGGCAACGATCCTTGCGGGCGGTCAAATCGAACAGGTCGAAGGATTTGAAAAAGGATTCTGGTATGCACCGACGATCATTACGGATGTCACACATGACATGAAAGCCGTTCAGGAAGAAATCTTCGGACCGGTCGTCGTCGTCATGCCATTCAAAGATGAAAAAGAAGCGGTCCGTCTCGCGAACGATACGGAGTTTGGTCTCGGTTCAGCGGTCTGGACGAAGGACGGGGCACGGGCGACACGGGTCGCGAACCAAATCAAAGCCGGCATCGTCATGGTTAACTGTCCGTTCTCCGCGTTCCCGGGTACGCCGTTCGGTGGCTACAAACAATCCGGTTTCGGTCGTGAACTCTGTATCGAAACGCTTGATTTATATACGGAAACGAAAAGTATCTTATCGTATTACGGAAGCCGTCCGCTTAATCCGTTCGGACTGTAA
- a CDS encoding 3-hydroxyacyl-CoA dehydrogenase — MINQIVVVGSGVMGRGIAYVAAAKGFDVTLVDIETALLTSAKQELERIAEKGIVRGKMSADEVEQLFLHLRFSTDLTAAAADADLVIEAVPERLEIKQSVFRTIEAAARPSCFFATNTSTMSPTEIASFTMRPDRVMAMHFFNPVHLMPLVELVRGLETSDETVTALTDVAERMGKETVVIQEFPGFVTSRISALVGNEAFYMLQEGLGTPEEIDKAIKLGLNYPMGPFELGDLVGLDTRLHNLRYLHEKLGEKYRPAPLLEQYVKAGRLGRKTGRGVYDYAKSGVKAP, encoded by the coding sequence ATGATTAATCAGATTGTCGTTGTTGGATCAGGTGTCATGGGGCGCGGAATCGCTTACGTCGCAGCCGCAAAAGGGTTCGACGTCACACTCGTCGATATCGAAACGGCCTTGCTCACTTCTGCCAAACAGGAGTTGGAGCGGATTGCCGAAAAAGGAATCGTCCGCGGGAAGATGTCGGCGGATGAAGTCGAACAACTGTTTTTACACCTTCGTTTTTCAACAGACTTAACAGCGGCCGCAGCAGACGCCGATCTCGTGATTGAAGCTGTTCCGGAACGGCTCGAGATTAAACAGTCCGTCTTCCGGACGATTGAAGCCGCAGCCCGACCGTCATGTTTCTTTGCGACGAACACGTCAACGATGAGTCCGACGGAAATCGCCTCGTTCACGATGCGACCGGACCGTGTCATGGCGATGCATTTCTTTAATCCGGTTCATCTGATGCCGCTCGTCGAACTCGTCCGTGGACTTGAGACGTCGGATGAGACAGTGACGGCACTGACGGACGTCGCCGAACGGATGGGGAAAGAAACGGTCGTCATTCAGGAGTTCCCGGGGTTCGTCACGTCACGGATCAGTGCCCTCGTTGGTAACGAAGCCTTCTACATGTTGCAAGAAGGACTTGGAACGCCGGAAGAAATCGATAAGGCGATCAAGCTTGGGTTGAATTATCCGATGGGACCGTTCGAACTGGGAGACTTAGTCGGGCTCGATACGCGCCTGCATAATTTACGTTACTTACATGAGAAGCTCGGAGAAAAATACCGTCCGGCTCCATTGCTCGAACAATACGTCAAAGCGGGACGGCTCGGTCGTAAGACGGGACGCGGAGTATATGACTATGCGAAAAGCGGGGTGAAGGCACCATGA
- a CDS encoding acetyl-CoA C-acyltransferase — MRRVAIIDAVRTPIGRYNGALKDVRPDDLGAVVIEALLARNTRVAPETIEEVIFGNANQAGEDNRNVARMSGLLAGLPVSVAGTTMNRLCGSGLDAVIAAARAIALGEGDVYIAGGTESMTRAPFVMGKPDTAFPRGNQTLYDTTIGWRFVNERLAEQYGTDSMPETAENVASRYGISRDAQDDFAYTSQLRAKQAIDSRRFEDEMVPVRYANKRGAMLEVSQDEHPRPETTREKLGTLRPLFPNGTVTAGNASGVNDGASALLLMSEEHARELGLTPLGFYRASATAGVEPAIMGIGPIDATKKALRRAGLTIEELDLIELNEAFAAQSLACIYELGLDAEKVNVNGGAIAFGHPLGASGARILTTLLHEMKRTNQTYGLATMCVGVGQGIALIVEREGLT, encoded by the coding sequence ATGAGGCGTGTCGCAATCATCGACGCCGTCCGGACACCGATCGGACGGTACAATGGGGCGTTAAAAGACGTCCGGCCGGATGACTTAGGAGCGGTCGTGATTGAAGCCTTACTCGCCCGCAACACGCGTGTTGCCCCTGAAACGATTGAAGAGGTCATCTTCGGCAACGCAAACCAAGCGGGCGAAGACAATCGAAATGTTGCCCGGATGTCGGGTTTACTTGCCGGTTTACCGGTCAGTGTCGCCGGAACGACGATGAATCGGTTATGTGGTTCCGGATTGGATGCTGTCATCGCAGCCGCGCGGGCAATTGCCTTAGGCGAAGGAGATGTCTATATCGCCGGCGGGACAGAAAGTATGACCCGTGCGCCATTTGTGATGGGGAAACCAGATACGGCGTTCCCACGTGGCAATCAAACATTATACGATACGACAATCGGCTGGCGGTTCGTCAATGAACGGCTGGCCGAACAATACGGAACCGACTCGATGCCGGAAACGGCGGAGAATGTCGCGTCGCGTTATGGAATCAGCCGGGATGCCCAGGACGACTTCGCGTATACAAGCCAGTTGCGGGCAAAACAGGCGATTGACAGTCGGCGTTTTGAGGACGAGATGGTCCCTGTTCGTTACGCAAACAAACGCGGAGCGATGCTTGAGGTCAGTCAAGATGAACATCCGCGACCAGAGACGACGCGTGAGAAGCTTGGCACATTGCGTCCGTTGTTTCCAAACGGAACGGTCACGGCGGGGAATGCGTCAGGCGTCAATGATGGTGCATCCGCCTTGTTATTGATGAGTGAAGAACACGCACGCGAACTCGGACTGACGCCGCTCGGGTTTTACCGGGCGAGTGCGACGGCAGGTGTCGAACCTGCCATCATGGGCATTGGTCCGATTGACGCAACGAAAAAAGCGTTACGGCGCGCAGGACTGACGATTGAAGAACTCGACCTGATTGAACTGAATGAAGCGTTTGCCGCACAAAGTTTAGCCTGTATCTATGAACTTGGTCTTGATGCGGAAAAAGTCAATGTCAATGGAGGGGCGATCGCATTCGGTCATCCACTCGGTGCCAGTGGTGCCCGGATTTTGACGACCTTGTTGCATGAAATGAAGCGGACGAACCAGACATACGGACTAGCGACGATGTGTGTCGGGGTCGGACAAGGGATCGCCTTGATAGTCGAACGGGAGGGACTGACATGA